From Solea senegalensis isolate Sse05_10M linkage group LG7, IFAPA_SoseM_1, whole genome shotgun sequence, a single genomic window includes:
- the mc1r gene encoding melanocyte-stimulating hormone receptor produces the protein MDITNVSYHFPSLLHMEENQVNDLIEENETSSSGGDQHFMGCVQIRVPQELFLALGLISLVENILVILAINKNRNLHSPMYYFICCLAVSDMLVSVSNVVETIFMLLHDHGLLDLHPGMLRHLDNVIDVMICSSVVSSLSFLCTIAADRYITIFYALRYHSIMTTQRAVAIIAVVWLASITSSILFIVYHTDNAVIVCLVAFFCTTLVFNAVLYLHMFLLAHVHSRRIMAFNKNQRQSTSMKGAITLTILLGVFILCWGPFFLHLVLILTCPTSPFCNCFFQNFNLFLILIICNSLIDPLIYAYRSHELRKTLQELVLCSSYFGV, from the coding sequence ATGGATATCACCAACGTGTCCTACcatttcccctctctcctccacatGGAAGAGAACCAAGTGAATGACTTAATAGAGGAAAATGAAACATCCTCTTCTGGCGGGGACCAGCACTTTATGGGCTGCGTGCAGATCCGCGTCCCTCAGGAACTCTTCTTGGCGCTGGGGCTCATCAGCCTGGTGGAGAACATCCTGGTGATCCTGGCGATCAATAAGAACCGCAACTTGCACTCGCCCATGTACTACTTCATCTGCTGCCTGGCTGTGTCCGACATGCTCGTCAGCGTCAGCAACGTGGTGGAGACCATATTCATGCTGCTCCACGACCACGGCCTGCTGGACTTGCACCCAGGTATGCTGCGCCACCTGGACAACGTCATCGACGTGATGATCTGCAGCTCAGTGGTGTCCTCGCTCTCCTTCCTGTGCACCATCGCCGCGGATCGCTACATCACCATCTTTTACGCGCTGCGCTACCACAGCATCATGACCACGCAGCGCGCCGTCGCCATCATCGCGGTGGTGTGGCTGGCCAGCATCACCTCCAGCATCCTCTTCATCGTCTACCACACGGACAACGCCGTCATCGTGTGCCTCGTGGCCTTCTTCTGCACCACGCTGGTGTTCAACGCCGTGTTGTACCTGCACATGTTCCTCCTGGCGCACGTGCACTCGCGGCGCATCATGGCTTTCAACAAAAACCAGCGCCAATCCACGAGCATGAAGGGAGCGATCACGCTCACCATCCTGCTGGGGGTTTTCATTTTGTGCTGGGGTCCTTTCTTCCTGCACCTGGTCCTCATCCTCACCTGCCCCACCAGCCCCTTCTGCAACTGTTTCTTCCAAAACTTCAACCttttcctcatcctcatcatctgcAACTCGCTCATTGACCCACTCATTTACGCGTACCGGAGCCACGAGCTGCGTAAAACCCTGCAGGAGCTGGTGCTGTGTTCCTCGTACTTCGGCGTGTGA